GCCAGGGTGGGGCAAAAGGGAAGGCAGGAGTGTGGGGCACAGAGTTTGGGGAAGATGGCAAAGATGAGGAGTTTTTAAGTGTTTACGACGCCCCGTGCAGGAGGGAGGCTTTGGGACAGACGGCAGAGCCTGATACGGACAGCAGAGCATGATTTGGAACTTGACTCTGGTTCTGGGGCAGAAGGCGCTGGTCGTCCAAGGCAGGCCCTCCCAGGTCTTCAAGACCCCTGAGGGCCTGAGAGTCTcacactattttaaaaagaacaatactTTTATTTGAGGATAGCTCAAAGAAGTCATTTACAAAACGCCTTTTGTTTTCAAAGCACAGCTTTTCATAAAAAGCAATGTCCACCCTTTAATACATGCTCTAGTACACAGGTGTGTGTCAGGGGGCTGCCCAGGACTTGGGGAGCTCCGCGGGCCCGGGATGTGCCGGTGCTCAGCATTCCTCATCTGAGTTGTCCTTCGCCCACCAGCAGACCTTTGGGGGTCTGGGGCTGGCCTGGGGGCCAGCGGGGGCAGGGATGGAGGCCGGGGCTGGGGCCAGGTTCACCCAGCCGGGCCCTCGGGGCAGCACGTGGCTTTCATTCAGTCTGAAGATGCGGTAGTTCTCATAGTGGACGTTGTGTGTGATGTCCTTCAGGTCTTGGAGGTGGGAGCTGGAAGATGGGCGGCAGGTCAGCAGGACTTCCAGGGCATCCTCCAGGGCCCCCACAGCCCCCCGGGCTCCCCACATGCTCACCGGATGAGCAGGTCTCTCAGGAGGGGGAACTCACAGTGAGCCATGTTCTCCACTGCAAGATACGGCACCAAACccctgagcacaggctctgttcCACGTCCTGCCCTCGGCCAGCACCGAGTAAGTGCCTGCTGTATGCTGCACACCCCCTGCCACCGCCAGCCCTTCCCCCCATTTTTCCCTGTGTTAGCCCACCTCCCGTTTGTttgttagttcattcattcatcacggCTGTGTCCCAGCCCCTGGTACAGGTGGCTCCTATAAACAGTTGTTGAATCTGCAGGGCCTTCCTCTGCTCCCTCAGGTACCCCCCTCCCATCCCACATTTCCTTCACTGTGCTTTTCCCACCTGTCCTTGTCTGGTCAGCTCTGTGGGCACAGGGATATTATTGGTCCCGCTTTCACTGTATCCCTTCAGGAATTCCACAtagcatgcctggcacatagtaggcccacAATCAATTCTAGTGAATGAATAGGGTGCCTCCTGGGTGCCAGGTATCATGCAAAGCGGAGGCTCTGCCCCCTCCAACCACCCTATGAGGTTGATGTTATAGTGATACCCATTTgactgtgaggaaactgaggcccagggggtcGGGGAACTTGCCCGGGGCTTCCGAGCTGCACAAAGGAACTTGATCCCAGGTCTGTCTGTTTCCTGTGCCGGGCTCTGTGGTGGGTGTAAGGATGCCCAAGGCAACAGGGCGTGCCCCGCTTTTCAACATGTTCTCCCCTGAGCCCTCGCCAGGGCCCCTGCACTGACCTTCAATGATGCCCCACTTCGTCTTCCGGCCCAGGACACACCTCCCATTCACAATGTGCTCTCGGTCAGCCCCGACCACAGCGAAGGGGATACGTTCCTGCAGGGAAGGGACAAGATCGGAGGGTTGGCCCCACCTGGGAAGTAGAGAGAGAAGACACTGAGATAGGAACCTGTAGGATGCTGTCCTTTGTGGGGAGAGAAAGTGATAGAAGGAACCCAGATATCTGAAGCCAGAAGACACAAAGTCTAAtcagtgcctcggtttcctcatctgtaaaatgggagtcatGACAATACTGATGCAGGGCTCTGTGAATGTTTGGGAAGCATAATTTTGGGCTTAGCATAATGAAGGGGTTAGCAGAACAAGTCTTGGAAACCAAGTGTTACTCAGAGCTATACTAGTGATATAATTCTGCTCATGCCCAGTTTCTTACCACCTTCAACCATTATCATGAGGGTTAAGAGATAATTTTgtactataattcgaaaagatacatgcacttcttagttcatagcagcactatttacaatagccaagacatggaaataacctaaatgtccattgacagctgaatggataaaaaagatatggCATATACACACACgaacactggaatattactcagccataaaaaagaatgaaataatgccacttgcagcaacatggatggacttagagattatcatactaattgaagtaaatcagaaagagaaagacagggacttccctggtggcgcagtggttaagaatccgcctgccaatgcagaggacatgggttcaagccctggtccaggaagaacccatatgccatggagcaactaagcctgtgcgccacaactactgagcctgcgctcttagcctgcgagccacaactactgagcctgtgtgccacagctactgaagcctgtgtgcctagagcccatgctccccaacaagagaagccaccgcaatgagaagcacgcgcaccgcaaccaagagtagcccccgctcggggcaactagagaaagcccgcgcacagcaatggagacccaatgcagccaaaaataaataaataaataaatttattaaaaaatgaaagagaaagacaaatactatatgatatcacttatatgtgggaatctaaaatatgatacaaatgaacctatctacaaaacagaaacagattcacagacatagagaacagatttgcggttgccaagggggtggggtgggggagggatggactgggagtttgggattagcagatacaaactactatatagagactggataaaaaacaaggtcttgggcttccctggtggcgtagtggttgagagcccgcctgccgatgcaggggacacgggttcgagccctggtctgggaggatcccacatgccgcggagcggctgagcccgtgagccataattgctgagcctgcgcgtctggagcctgtgctccgcaacaagagaggccgcgatggtgagaggcccgcgcaccgcgatgaagagtggcccccgcttgccacaactggagaaggccctcgcgcagaaacaaagacccaacacagccataaataaataaataaaaattaaaaaaatatcttattaaaaaaaaaaaaaaagtcttactgtagagcacagggagctatattcaaaatcctgtaataaaccataatggaaaagaatatgaaaaggaacatatatatatatttataaatatgtatatataaatatatatatatacatatacattatatatatatatgtgtatatatatatatatatatatatatatatatatatatataactgaatcagttggtgtacaccagaaactaagacaacattgtaaatcaactatacttcaatagaagaactttaaaaagagagagagaggacgtCCCTGCccgtccaggggttaagactctgcccttccactacaggggacatgtgttcgatccctggtgggggaagatcccacatgccgcggggaccggtcaaaaaattaaaaagaaaaaaaaaaacagagagaattcTGTAAACCAAGGGCTGGCAACCTATGGTTCCTGGGCCAAAGCAGGCAAGTTCGTTGGCATACAGCCCCCGCCATTCATTTACTCTTGTCTATGTTGCTTTCATTCTActacagcagagttgagtaattgcAACAAAGTCTAAAATACTTACCATAGTCTGGCCCTTcacaaaaaaagtttgctgagccCTGTTGTAAATTCTGGTTGTTTACTTATTCATCACAGGAAGTGGAGATTAAACACACAAGTGCTGCATGTTAGgtttgtttttctaagaattatgTTGTGATGGGGAATAAACTgatgctaataataataactgtcTCTTGCACACTTATTATGCATCAGCCCGTATGTGACCCTCAATAGATGTTATATATCTGGATGATTTATTGAGAGGTTAATTTGAATACATTCTCCTTTATTTCCCCCAGCACTGTTCCAGCTGTGACCAGGCTGCTGTCCTTGCTGGCCTCAGGACAGAAAGCAGAAGGTCAAGGCTCTTTGAATCTTTCACAGGAAATACTGTTCATTGCTCCAATGGGGAGCGGAAAGAGGGAATGTGTGGAGAAATTGGATGCCAGACAAGAAGCAGGGCTTCCATGTACAGATGTGCAGTTTGTGTACTGCACAAACGTAACCCACCATGAGGCTGTGTAGGGCTGAAATCCCATGCAGGCTCCCTTCTGTGAAGGAAGCTACTGCCTTTTTCTAATTCAAGCTAAAGTGCTGTGTAGGTTAGCAGGGTCCctgggggagggagtggaggCCAGGTGTCTATGGATGAAGAATCCCAGGCCTCACCCAGGTGCTTTGCAGGATCCAGACAGACTGACATTGAATGTACCACAACGACAGGAAGATGGGGGCTTGGAGGTGAAATTCAGTTGATTCAGAGAAAATGAAGATGTGagctatttcctttctttcttcccctccccctttctttctttctttctcccttcctccctcccttccttcctcctttccttccttccttcctctctctttcttcaacTTTActgagtataatttacataccacaaaATTCGCCCTTTTAGAAGTACAGTTCAGTAGTTTTCAGTATTCTCacaagttgtgcaaccatcaccaaaatcTAACTCCAGAgcactttcatcaccccaaaatgaaAGCCCGTACcctttagcagtcactccccatttccccctaaacctgccagcccctggcaaccacgagtctattttctgtctctatagatttgcctattctggacatttcatgtaatggagtcatataatatttggccttttgtgtctggctcctttcacttagcatcacattttcaaggtttatccacattgggttagggttagggttagggtaggatctatcagaactttattcctttttatggctaagtaatattcccttgtatggatagaccacatttgtttatccattcacaagttaatggacatttggaatgtttccactttttggctattacaaataattctactatgaacatttgtgtatgagTTTTTATGTcaacataggttttcatttctttggggagtggaattgttgggtcatatagtaacttaGTGTCTAACCTTGAAgaattgccagactgttttccaaaatggctgcaccCTTTGACACTTCCACAAGAAGTGTGtgaaagttccaatttctccacatccttactaaCACTTGTCATTGTGTGTCATTTTGATACTAACTACCctagtgggtgtgaggtggtgtcttattgtggttttgatttgcatttccctcatgactgatgatgttgaacaATTTTTCATATGCTTAGTGGCCATTTGTATaaattctttggggaaatgtctattcaaatcctttgcccatttttaacttGGGGTACTTGTCTTTTATTGTTGATTTGTAagcgttctttatatattcaggatacaagtcccttatcagatatatcatttgcaaacattttctcccattctgggggttgttgATATGACCTATTTCTTGCTCACCTTGAGTTTGTGGATGAGTGGAGATTCATACCTGCTAGAAATATATGAACTTTCCCCAAGTTGCAGAGAGAGACGAATCTTCAGATGGAAAGGATGAGTGGAAAGCACATCACCCAGCCTCGGTCCCAccagcctccccacctcccatgGCCTCCTACCCGGATCTTGCTGTTGAGGATCTTGTCATTGATGTCCTCATCAAAGCACTTCTGTGGATACACCTCTATGCCGTGAGTCTTCAGGTTTTCCTGGATCTGGGGACCACACACAGGTGACCTCAGCCCACCTATGCACTCTCCCCCGCCTCCACACCCCCACTGACCTCAGACTTGTCCCAGGTGCCCAGATCACCCTGTGCCTGAAGGCTTCTCGCTCCTCAATGGTTAGGCTGTCGGCCCGGGCGATCACAGGCACCACGTTCACAGTCCGGCAGAGCCGCTGCAGGAACTCAATGTCCAGGGGCCGCAGGCTGCTCAGGCGGGGCAGCGATGGCAGTGAGCATACGATGAGTGGGTGGCAGCCCACAGCCCACCCTGGgggtccctcctcctcctcttcttctccccaCGCAGGTGGCCCTCTGCCCGCCGGCTCAGCCACCTCACCAGTGCCCGGTGGGCGGCACGAAGTACACGCAGCAGTGCACTCGGGTGTCGGGGATGTGTCTCTGCCGGGTAATGAGGATCTCCTCCTGCAGGTACTTCTCATACTGCTCACTGATGTAGCCCAGGATGGGGTCCCAGCTGGGGTGGGAGATGGCTCAGCCTCAGAACCTCGCCAGGAGCCCCCCTCAACCTAGGTCCTCTGGGTGCTCTCCCCTTAGGATGACCAATCGCCCCGTTTGCCTGGGACACAGGAATTTCAGTCCCACACAACCTGAGGCCCTTGGTCACCCAAGTACCATCCCCCCACACCCTTGCATCTTCAGAGAGACCCCTGCTTCCTCTTCCGTAAAATGAGGACAGTAAGAGAGCGCCTACTTTGTAGGGGAGGAGTGAGCATTAAAGGAGAGAAATTGCCGCAGCCTGGTTCAAACCACCAGGGACTCTCGCCCAATTGTTGCCAGGGTCCCTTCCCCCCACAGGACTATTGTCAACACAGCGGCCAAAAAGATCCTTTTCCTGCTCAGCCTCCAGTGGCCAaagaaaagccaaagtccttatgTTGCCCTACAAGTCCCTACCCCATCCCACTGCTGagctctgcctcccctccccaccccaaccccacttCATGGCTTTTGCACCTGCCGCCCTCTGCCTTGATCACTCTGCTTAAAACTGCACTCCCCCACCAACTACAGCTCCATCCCCCTTTCACTCCCAGAAGTGTCCTGTGTTGGTGATAAAGAGTTCAGGTTCACCCTCCACATAACTGATTAATTTTGTTCACTGTTTGCCTCCCCACACCCATGACAATATACATTTCATGGAGACAAAGATGTTCATCAGTtctgttcattgctgtatccctGTGTCTAGAACAGAGCTTGCACATACTAAGTGCTCGGTGAGGTGCTGTGTGCTGGGCTGGCTTCACGGGAGTGTGGATGGAGCCGGCACTCAGGGCTCTGAACCAAGAAGGGCCCACGCAGGGCTGAATGCTCTGCGGGTGTGGTCTTACAattcttagtaatttttaaataagggCCCCACATTTTCATTGCACTGGGTCCCACAAGTTGTGCAGCCAGTCCcgattatatgtgtgtgtgtgtgtgtgtgtgtgtgtgtgtgtgtgtgtgtttcatctcCTTGAGAGCCTAGAACAACTCTGCAAGGGGGATGTCGTCATCCCCAAGTTacgaagaaggaagaggaggctcagagagcttgcGTGGCCAGGCTCAGGTTATGCAGCTGGGAAGTGGTCAAACCCAGGGGTCCTGACTCTGGAGTGTGGGCTTCTATCCCCCTGCCATACCATAGCCTCTATCGAGTGCTTCCAGGCAGCAAGCAAAGACCTTTACATACTTGACTCCCTTTGATCTTGGGGGGGACAGTTGCACACACCCATTGTACAGGCGAATAAACTGAGCCTCAAAGATGCCACAGCCAGGTGGCTCCAGGCCAGGATGTTTCCCAGAGactggaggggcaggggcagggcagccagggctctgccctccccacctccccgccaGGACCCACCACTTGTCGTT
This DNA window, taken from Balaenoptera ricei isolate mBalRic1 chromosome 15, mBalRic1.hap2, whole genome shotgun sequence, encodes the following:
- the SEPTIN12 gene encoding septin-12 isoform X1, with amino-acid sequence MDADDQQQECHDACGQDQTANLEHSRHSAAVDFMNEEKTEEKWWQESLFLGPMDPLRQSPSPSSSRASSPRTLPCEMLGYVGIEAVLDQLKIKAMKMGFEFNIMVVGQSGLGKSTMVNTLFKSKMCKSTMPGLGVPTPQTLQLQSVTHVIEESGVKLKLTVTDTPGFGDQINNDKCWDPILGYISEQYEKYLQEEILITRQRHIPDTRVHCCVYFVPPTGHCLRPLDIEFLQRLCRTVNVVPVIARADSLTIEEREAFRHRIQENLKTHGIEVYPQKCFDEDINDKILNSKIRERIPFAVVGADREHIVNGRCVLGRKTKWGIIEVENMAHCEFPLLRDLLIRSHLQDLKDITHNVHYENYRIFRLNESHVLPRGPGWVNLAPAPASIPAPAGPQASPRPPKVCWWAKDNSDEEC
- the SEPTIN12 gene encoding septin-12 isoform X3 yields the protein MVAGQSGLGKSTMVNTLFKSKMCKSTMPGLGVPTPQTLQLQSVTHVIEESGVKLKLTVTDTPGFGDQINNDKCWDPILGYISEQYEKYLQEEILITRQRHIPDTRVHCCVYFVPPTGHCLRPLDIEFLQRLCRTVNVVPVIARADSLTIEEREAFRHRIQENLKTHGIEVYPQKCFDEDINDKILNSKIRERIPFAVVGADREHIVNGRCVLGRKTKWGIIEVENMAHCEFPLLRDLLIRSHLQDLKDITHNVHYENYRIFRLNESHVLPRGPGWVNLAPAPASIPAPAGPQASPRPPKVCWWAKDNSDEEC
- the SEPTIN12 gene encoding septin-12 isoform X2, translating into MLGYVGIEAVLDQLKIKAMKMGFEFNIMVVGQSGLGKSTMVNTLFKSKMCKSTMPGLGVPTPQTLQLQSVTHVIEESGVKLKLTVTDTPGFGDQINNDKCWDPILGYISEQYEKYLQEEILITRQRHIPDTRVHCCVYFVPPTGHCLRPLDIEFLQRLCRTVNVVPVIARADSLTIEEREAFRHRIQENLKTHGIEVYPQKCFDEDINDKILNSKIRERIPFAVVGADREHIVNGRCVLGRKTKWGIIEVENMAHCEFPLLRDLLIRSHLQDLKDITHNVHYENYRIFRLNESHVLPRGPGWVNLAPAPASIPAPAGPQASPRPPKVCWWAKDNSDEEC